In Streptomyces chartreusis, the following proteins share a genomic window:
- the smc gene encoding chromosome segregation protein SMC: MHLKALTLRGFKSFASATTLRFEPGITCVVGPNGSGKSNVVDALSWVMGEQGAKSLRGGKMEDVIFAGTTGRPPLGRAEVSLTIDNSDGALPIEYSEVTITRIMFRNGGSEYQINGDTCRLLDIQELLSDSGIGREMHVIVGQGQLDSVLHADPMGRRAFIEEAAGVLKHRKRKEKALRKLDAMQANLARVQDLTDELRRQLKPLGRQAAVARRAAVIQADLRDARLRLLADDLVRLREALRTEVADEAALKERKETAEQELKKALQREALLEEEVRRLTPRLQQAQQTWYELSQLAERVRGTISLADARVKSATSAPPEERRGRDPEDMEREAARIREQEAELEAALEAAERALEDTVAHRAELERELGLEERRLKDVARAIADRREGLARLNGQVNAARSRAASAQSEIDRLAAARDEAQERAFAAQEEYEALKAEVDGLDAGDAELAEQHDTAKAQLAEAEAALTAAREAATAAERRRAATKARHEALALGLRRKDGTGALLGAKDRLTGLLGPAAELLTVTPGHEVPLAAAFGAAADAIAVTSPSAAAEAIRLLRKQDAGRASLLLAGSPEAPLGATGHDEPAPAGGHRAADLVRAPADLMPAIRRLLRGIVVVGTLEDAEDLVYAHPHLTAVTAEGDLLGAHFAHGGSAGAPSLLEVQASVDEAAAELEELAVRCEELTEAQHAAAERRKAAVALVEELGERRRAADREKSTVAQQLGRLAGQARGAAGEAERSVAAAARAQDALDKALMDAEELAERLAVAEEMPVEEEPDTSVRDRLAADGANARQTEMEARLQVRTHEERVKGLSGRADSLDRAARAEREARARAEQRRARLRHEAAVAEAVASGARQLLAHVEVSLARAEEERGAAEAAKALREQELTAARGAGRDLKAELDKLTDSVHRGEVLGAEKRMRIEQLETKALEELGVEPAGLVSEYGPHQLVPPSLAAEGEQLPDDPEHPRNQPKPFVRAEQEKRLKAAERAYQQLGKVNPLALEEFAALEERHKFLSEQLEDLKKTRADLLQVVKEVDERVEQVFTEAYWDTAREFEGVFSRLFPGGEGRLILTDPDNMLTTGVDVEARPPGKKVKRLSLLSGGERSLTAVAMLVSIFKARPSPFYVMDEVEAALDDTNLQRLIRIMQELQEASQLIVITHQKRTMEVADALYGVSMQGDGVSKVISQKLR, from the coding sequence GTGCACCTCAAGGCCCTGACCCTCCGAGGGTTCAAGTCGTTCGCGTCGGCGACCACGCTCCGGTTCGAGCCGGGCATCACGTGCGTCGTCGGTCCGAACGGCTCGGGCAAGTCCAACGTCGTGGACGCGCTCAGCTGGGTCATGGGCGAGCAGGGTGCCAAGTCGCTGCGCGGCGGCAAGATGGAGGACGTCATCTTCGCCGGCACCACCGGCCGCCCGCCGCTGGGCCGCGCCGAGGTGTCGCTGACCATCGACAACTCCGACGGGGCGCTGCCCATCGAGTACTCCGAGGTCACCATCACGCGGATCATGTTCCGCAACGGCGGCAGCGAGTACCAGATCAACGGTGACACCTGTCGCCTCCTCGACATCCAGGAACTGCTCTCCGACTCCGGCATCGGCCGCGAGATGCACGTCATCGTCGGCCAGGGCCAGCTGGACTCCGTCCTGCACGCGGACCCCATGGGCCGCCGCGCCTTCATCGAGGAGGCGGCCGGCGTCCTCAAGCACCGCAAGCGCAAGGAAAAGGCGCTGCGCAAGCTGGACGCGATGCAGGCCAACCTCGCGCGCGTGCAGGACCTCACGGACGAACTGCGCCGACAGCTCAAGCCGCTGGGCCGCCAGGCGGCCGTCGCACGCAGGGCTGCCGTCATCCAGGCGGACCTTCGCGACGCCCGGCTCCGCCTCCTCGCCGACGATCTCGTACGGCTGCGAGAGGCGCTGCGGACCGAGGTCGCCGACGAGGCCGCGCTGAAGGAACGCAAGGAGACCGCCGAGCAGGAGCTGAAGAAGGCCCTCCAGCGCGAGGCCCTCCTGGAGGAGGAGGTCCGCCGGCTCACCCCGCGCCTCCAGCAGGCCCAGCAGACCTGGTACGAGCTGTCGCAGCTCGCCGAGCGGGTGCGCGGCACGATCTCGCTGGCCGACGCGCGTGTGAAGAGCGCGACCTCCGCGCCGCCGGAGGAGCGCCGGGGCCGCGACCCCGAGGACATGGAGCGCGAGGCCGCCCGCATCCGTGAGCAGGAGGCGGAGCTGGAGGCGGCCCTCGAAGCGGCCGAGCGGGCGCTGGAGGACACGGTCGCCCACCGCGCCGAACTGGAGCGTGAACTCGGCCTGGAGGAACGCCGGCTCAAGGACGTCGCCCGCGCCATCGCCGACCGCCGCGAGGGCCTCGCCCGGCTGAACGGCCAGGTCAACGCGGCCCGTTCACGTGCCGCGTCCGCCCAGTCCGAGATCGACCGCCTCGCCGCCGCCCGGGACGAGGCCCAGGAGCGCGCGTTCGCCGCCCAGGAGGAGTACGAGGCGCTCAAGGCCGAGGTCGACGGCCTGGACGCCGGCGACGCGGAACTCGCCGAGCAGCACGACACGGCGAAGGCGCAGCTCGCGGAGGCGGAGGCCGCTCTGACGGCGGCCCGCGAGGCGGCCACCGCGGCGGAACGCAGGCGTGCCGCGACCAAGGCCCGGCACGAGGCGCTGGCGCTGGGCCTGCGCCGCAAGGACGGCACGGGTGCGCTGCTCGGCGCGAAGGATCGCCTCACAGGGCTGCTGGGCCCTGCCGCGGAACTGCTGACCGTGACACCGGGCCACGAGGTACCGCTGGCGGCGGCGTTCGGAGCGGCGGCGGACGCCATCGCCGTGACCTCACCGTCCGCGGCGGCCGAGGCGATCCGTCTGCTGCGAAAGCAGGACGCGGGCAGGGCTTCACTGCTGCTCGCCGGTTCACCGGAGGCGCCCCTCGGCGCGACCGGCCACGACGAACCCGCACCCGCCGGCGGGCATCGCGCGGCCGATCTCGTCCGCGCCCCCGCCGACCTCATGCCGGCCATCCGCCGTCTCCTCCGGGGCATCGTCGTCGTAGGCACCCTCGAAGACGCCGAAGACCTCGTCTACGCGCACCCGCACCTCACCGCCGTGACCGCCGAAGGCGACCTGCTCGGGGCGCACTTCGCGCACGGTGGGTCCGCCGGGGCGCCCAGCCTCCTGGAAGTGCAGGCCTCTGTGGACGAGGCCGCCGCCGAGCTGGAAGAGCTGGCGGTCCGCTGCGAGGAACTCACCGAGGCCCAGCACGCGGCCGCCGAACGGCGTAAGGCAGCCGTCGCCCTGGTCGAGGAGCTGGGGGAGCGGCGCCGGGCGGCCGACCGGGAGAAGTCGACCGTGGCCCAGCAGCTCGGCCGGCTCGCCGGGCAGGCACGCGGTGCCGCGGGGGAGGCCGAACGGTCCGTGGCCGCCGCCGCGCGGGCCCAGGACGCCCTCGACAAGGCGCTCATGGACGCCGAGGAGCTGGCCGAGCGGCTCGCCGTGGCCGAGGAGATGCCGGTCGAGGAGGAGCCCGACACCTCGGTGCGGGACCGGCTCGCCGCCGACGGCGCCAACGCCCGGCAGACCGAGATGGAGGCCCGCCTCCAGGTCCGTACGCACGAGGAGCGGGTCAAGGGACTGTCCGGACGGGCCGACTCCCTGGACCGTGCCGCCCGCGCCGAACGCGAGGCACGCGCGCGTGCCGAGCAGCGGCGGGCGCGGCTGCGCCACGAGGCCGCCGTCGCGGAGGCCGTCGCCTCCGGTGCCCGCCAGCTGCTGGCGCACGTCGAGGTCTCCCTCGCGCGGGCGGAGGAGGAGCGCGGCGCGGCCGAGGCGGCCAAGGCGCTGCGGGAGCAGGAGCTGACCGCGGCCCGCGGCGCCGGCCGCGACCTCAAGGCCGAACTCGACAAGCTGACCGACTCCGTGCACCGTGGTGAGGTCCTCGGCGCCGAGAAGCGGATGCGGATCGAGCAGCTGGAGACCAAGGCGCTGGAGGAGCTGGGCGTGGAACCCGCCGGGCTCGTCTCCGAGTACGGCCCCCACCAGCTCGTACCGCCGTCCCTGGCCGCCGAGGGCGAGCAGCTGCCCGACGACCCCGAGCACCCCCGCAACCAGCCCAAGCCGTTCGTGCGGGCCGAGCAGGAGAAGCGGCTCAAGGCCGCCGAGCGTGCCTACCAGCAGCTCGGCAAGGTCAACCCGCTGGCCCTGGAGGAGTTCGCGGCGCTGGAGGAGCGGCACAAGTTCCTCAGCGAGCAGCTGGAGGACCTGAAGAAGACCCGCGCCGACCTGCTCCAGGTCGTCAAGGAGGTCGACGAACGCGTCGAGCAGGTCTTCACCGAGGCGTACTGGGACACGGCCAGGGAGTTCGAGGGCGTCTTCAGCCGGCTGTTCCCGGGCGGGGAGGGGCGGTTGATCCTGACCGACCCCGACAACATGCTCACCACGGGTGTCGACGTCGAGGCGCGCCCGCCGGGCAAGAAGGTCAAGCGGCTGTCGCTGCTCTCGGGTGGTGAGCGTTCACTCACGGCCGTCGCGATGCTGGTGTCCATCTTCAAGGCCCGGCCGAGCCCGTTCTACGTCATGGACGAGGTCGAGGCCGCCCTCGACGACACCAACCTCCAGCGGCTGATCCGCATCATGCAGGAGCTCCAGGAAGCCTCGCAGCTGATCGTGATCACGCACCAGAAGCGCACGATGGAGGTCGCCGACGCTCTGTACGGCGTCTCCATGCAGGGCGACGGCGTCTCGAAGGTCATCAGCCAGAAGCTGCGCTGA
- a CDS encoding acylphosphatase → MSEDVRLVAWVRGRVQGVGFRWFTRAKALEIGGLSGFALNLDDGRVQVVAEGPRGGCEGLLDWLQGSDTPGRVDGVTEIWDTPRGGYDGFAIR, encoded by the coding sequence ATGAGCGAGGATGTGCGGTTGGTCGCCTGGGTGCGTGGACGCGTCCAAGGTGTGGGTTTTCGCTGGTTCACGCGGGCCAAGGCCCTCGAGATCGGCGGCCTGAGTGGTTTTGCTCTCAATTTGGACGACGGTCGGGTCCAAGTGGTCGCGGAGGGTCCCCGCGGCGGCTGTGAGGGGCTCCTCGACTGGCTCCAGGGCAGCGACACGCCCGGGCGGGTGGACGGTGTCACCGAGATCTGGGACACACCTCGCGGGGGTTACGACGGCTTCGCCATCCGCTGA
- a CDS encoding CAP domain-containing protein, with the protein MGRHRRSAAGRAATGRATGVTNTDGSYTESHDPLDSYAGDRSTRGIAPYLHREEQEAYAEASARSDAYLFASEEDYARFNDTTAFPVDETGAFRSEGFTPDSGTRRPGGSHRRRKKAAAPVKTGLLGVSAAVAIGTVAVAAGVVPGIDNYQLGGGSGTDRAQSAGSPTNIPAEQGGTSGSADRDDSGGTTSRDVQRPSSPAPSTTSAAPTKTPSKKPSATPSKKPTDTPSRKATKAPEKQSKKPPKSDEQTSVPVTVSAESAAAAEVLRLVNEERAQVGCSPVAANSALAGLAQDFSEAMADLGFFDHTDPGGASPWDRAAKAGITDLGGENIARGQADAAAVMEAWMNSPGHKANILNCDFKTLGVGVHIGAGGPWWTQDFGY; encoded by the coding sequence ATGGGACGCCACCGACGCTCCGCCGCCGGCCGCGCCGCCACGGGCCGCGCCACGGGGGTCACCAATACGGACGGCTCCTACACGGAGAGCCACGACCCGCTGGACTCGTACGCCGGCGACCGGTCGACGAGGGGCATCGCGCCCTATCTGCACCGGGAGGAGCAGGAGGCGTACGCCGAGGCCTCCGCGAGAAGCGACGCGTATCTCTTCGCATCGGAAGAGGACTACGCACGCTTCAACGACACCACCGCCTTCCCGGTCGACGAGACCGGCGCCTTCCGGAGCGAGGGGTTCACGCCCGACTCCGGCACCCGGCGTCCCGGGGGCTCGCACCGCCGCCGCAAGAAGGCCGCGGCTCCGGTGAAGACCGGGCTGCTCGGTGTCTCCGCCGCGGTCGCCATCGGCACGGTCGCGGTGGCCGCGGGCGTGGTGCCCGGCATCGACAACTACCAACTCGGCGGTGGCAGCGGCACGGACCGGGCGCAGTCGGCCGGCTCCCCGACGAACATCCCCGCCGAGCAGGGCGGCACCTCGGGCAGCGCGGACCGGGACGACAGCGGCGGCACGACGAGCCGTGACGTCCAGCGGCCCTCCTCGCCGGCTCCGTCGACCACGTCGGCCGCGCCGACGAAGACCCCGTCGAAGAAGCCGTCGGCCACGCCCAGCAAGAAGCCGACGGACACGCCTTCGCGCAAGGCCACCAAGGCGCCCGAGAAGCAGAGCAAGAAGCCGCCGAAGTCCGACGAGCAGACCAGCGTCCCCGTGACCGTGTCCGCCGAGTCCGCCGCCGCGGCCGAGGTGCTCCGGCTCGTGAACGAGGAGCGGGCGCAGGTGGGATGCAGCCCGGTCGCGGCCAACAGCGCGCTCGCCGGTCTCGCCCAGGACTTCAGCGAGGCCATGGCCGATCTGGGCTTCTTCGACCACACCGACCCGGGCGGGGCCTCCCCATGGGACCGGGCCGCGAAGGCCGGCATCACCGACCTCGGCGGCGAGAACATAGCCCGCGGCCAGGCGGATGCCGCCGCGGTCATGGAAGCCTGGATGAACAGCCCGGGCCACAAGGCCAACATCCTGAACTGCGACTTCAAGACCCTCGGCGTCGGCGTCCACATCGGCGCGGGCGGCCCTTGGTGGACGCAGGACTTCGGCTACTAG